Genomic DNA from Streptacidiphilus rugosus AM-16:
CGGACGAGCCGCCGACGGGGGTGGCCGAGTCGAGCCGCGCGGTGGTCCAGAACTTCGTGGCGGCCGCCACGTTCCAGTCGGCGGAGGAGGTGGCGGCGATCCGCGGCGCGACCGCCATCGAGCCGGTACCCGGCACCGCGACACCGGACGCGCCCGCGGCCCCGCCCGCGCCCACGACTCCCACTGCGGCCTTGGACTGCGAGGCGACGACCGGCTCCGACGCCCCGGAACTGGCGCCGAGCGCGGACGGTGCGAAGACCGCTCCCAGCACGCCCAGCGCCACGAGTCCGCCGACGGCCGCCTTCAGTCCCAGAGCACGACCGCGACTACGCTCGCCCACCGACAGTCCCCCTACCTTCGCCTACTTGTCTGCACACACTCTCATATGACTGCCTGTCGCCCTCGATCGTCACACCGCCCGTTAGCAGAACTTGACCTTGTGTGATCCCTCTGGAGCAGCAAGCGGTCAGAAGGAACCGACCAGCCAGACGGCGCTCGCACGCATGCGCGCCTGACGGAACCTCTCGTCCCTGACCCAGTCGGTCCGGTCGACGACCGTGGCCCGGACGAAGGCACGGCAGTGCGGCCCGAGACCGAGCGCGCCGGTGTCCAGCCCGAGCCCGTCGTCGCGCAGGGCCGCGCTGGGCGCGGGACGGCCGCCGACCGTCCATCTGACGGTCAGTCGGCGACCGCCGGCCAGCGGCAGCGGGGTCACGGTCAGCGTCCGGCCGGGAGCGACAGGTCCCGCCCGGGGCGCGGGGGCGGCGGCGTCGATGGAGTTCAGCCTGCGGTACAGCGCCTCGATGACGGCCTCGCGGCAGGGCAGGTTGTAGACGCCGCCGAGCCGCCGCATGATCGAGTTCTGGGTGGGCCGGTAGAGCCCGTTCGCGCTCCGGTAGGCGCCGACCACCCCGCCGCTGGGGTCCGCCGCGCCGAGCCAGCGCCACCACTTCGCGTGCGCGGAGGTCATCGCGGAGGCGTCCTGGGTGGAGAGGTTGGGGAAGTCGGACTGCCCGCCCGGCGCGGCGTCGTACTCGTCGCCGAGGCCGCCGACGGTGTGGCCCATCTCGTGCTGGATGATCGAGCCCGCGTCCTTCGCCCCGGCGGACAGCGTGGTCACCCCGCTGCCGCCGGCCCCGCCGTAGGCGGTGGAGTCGGCCAGCGCGATCACGTACTCCGGCCCCACGGCCGGCCCGACGTAGTGCGAGACGGCGGCCTCGTCCGCGCAGAGCAGCCGCGGCGTTCCGCCGCAGCCGAAGTGCATGCCGAGCGGTGAGTCCGGGCCCAGCCCGGACTCCGGCGAGACCAGGTCGACGCGCCGGACGTCGAAGAACGGCGCGTAGGTCCGAAACGGCTCGACCGAGCTCAACGCCCGCCAGGTCGCGGCGGCTTGCGCGCGGAAGCGCGGGAGGTCGCCGGCGGTGTAGCCGTCACCGATGAGCACCAGGGTGATCCGGTTGGCGGCCGGCCCGTTGTCGACGAGCGTCACCGTCCCGACGACGGCGGCGCGCGCGGGAGCGGCGGAGGCGGGCGTGCAGCCCGCGAGCAGCACGGCGAGTACGGACAGAACGGTGGCAAGGCGTCGCGACACGGCGGATCGCTACCGCGGGTCGCTCGGCGCCATACCCCCCGCCCGCCCCCTTCACCCCCAGGAGCGCGCCACTTACTGCACCCGGGCAACCATCAGGGGCGCGAGGAACTGCGCGAGCGACCACCCTGTCCGGATGGCCCTGCCCACTCGGCGACTCCCCACCCGGGGTGGGGAGTCGCCGCAGTTCCTCGCGCCCCTCTGGTGTCGCCGCTGGCCCGCCGACGCGAAGCGCACCAACCTGGTCGCGCCCACGCGCCGGAGGCGCACATCAGCAGAGCCTCGCGCCCCTTTGGTCGTGCAACAGCCCCGCCGACGCGAAGCGCACCTTGCAGCGCGGAGCGTCAGCCCCAGCTGATGAGGCGCTTGGGCTGTTCCAGGATCGCCGCGGTGTCCGCGAGGACCTTGGAGCCGAGCTCGCCGTCGACCATGCGGTGGTCGAAGGAGAGCGCCAGCGTCGTCACCAGGCGCGGGACCACGCGGCCCTTGTGGACCCAGGGGAGTTCGCGGACCTGGCCGAAGGCCAGGATCGCGGCTTCGCCGGGGTTCAGGATCGGGGTGCCGCTGTCGACGCCGAAGACGCCGACGTTGGTGATGGTCACCGTGCCGCCCTGCATCGCCGCCGGAGGCGTCTTGCCCTCGCGGGCGACCTCGATCAGCGCCGTCAGGGACTGGGCCAGCTCGGAGAGCGACTGGCTGCCCGCGTCCTTGATGTTCGGGACGATCAGGCCGCGCGGCGTCGCCGCCGCGATCCCCAGGTTGATCGCGCGCTTGTGCACGATCTCCTGGTTGGCCTCGTCCCAGCTGGCGTTGATCTCCGGGTGTCGGCGGATCGCCGTCAGCAGCGCCTTGGCGACCAGCAGCAGCGGGCTGACGCGGACGCCCGCGCCCAGCTCGCCGGACTCCTTGAGCTTCCTGACCAGGTTCATCGTGCGGGTGACGTCCACCTGGACCCACTCCGTCACGTGCGGCGCGGTGAACGCCGAGGCGACCATCGCCGCCGCCGTCGCCTTGCGCACGCCCTTGATCGGGACCCGGGTGTCGCCCACCGCGGAGACCACGGGGGCTGCCGCGACCGGCTCGGCCGCCACCGAAGCCGCCACGGCCGGAGCCGGGACGGTGACGTGCGCGTGCACGTCCTCGCGGGTGACCGTGCCGTTCGGGCCCGTCGGCCGGACGGCCGCCAGGTCCACGCCGAGGTCCTTGGCCAGCTTCCGCACCGGCGGCTTCGCCAGCGGACGCTCGCCCACGACGACCGGTGCCGAGACGACCGGCTCGGCCGCCTTGGGGGCGTAGTACGTCGCCTCGGGCCCCGAGGCGACGACGATCGGCTTGTCCGCGGCCGGCGCCTTGCGGGCGCGACGGCGCGACGAACCCGAGCGCGGGCCGTAGCCGACCAGCACCTCGCGCCGTTCCGGCTCGGGCTCCTCCGCGACGGCGGCGGCCGGGGCGGCCTCCGCCTCGGGCTCGGCCGCGGCCGAGCCCCCGCTCACCGCGACGCTGATGATCGCCGTGCCGACGTCGACCGTGACGCCCTCGGCGAAGAACAGCTCCTGGACCACCCCGTCGAAGGGGATCGGCAGCTCGACGGCCGCCTTCGCCGTCTCCACCTCGCAGACGACCTGGCCGTCGGCGACCGTGTCGCCCGGCTGGACGTACCACTTGAGGATCTCGGCCTCAGTCAGTCCCTCGCCCACGTCGGGCATCTTGAACTGACGGACATTCCCTACCGCAGTGCTCATCGTGCTCTCCATCCCCCGTCAGAAGGCGAGGGCGCGGTCGACAGCGTCGAGCACCCGGTCCAGGTCCGGCAGGAAGGTCTCCTCGACGCGCGACGGCGGGTACGGCGCGAAGTAGCCGCCCACTCGCAGCACGGGAGCCTCCAGCGAGTAGAAGCAACGCTCGGTGATCCGCGCCGCGAGCTCCGCGCCCATGCCCATGAAGACGGGCGCCTCGTGCACGACGACCGCGCGGCCGGTCCGCTTGACGGAGGCCTCCAGCGCGTCGAAGTCCACCGGGGAGAGCGAGCGCAGGTCGACGACCTCCAGCTGGGTGCCGTCCTCGGCGGCGGCCTCGGCCGCCTCCAGGCAGACCTTCACCATCGGGCCGTAGGCGATCAGGGTGAGGTCTCGACCCGGACGCGCCACGCGGGCGGCGTGCAGCGGGGCCGGGGCCTCGCCCAGCGGGTCCACGGATCCCTTGTCCCAGTAGCGGCGCTTCGGCTCCAGGAAGATGACCGGGTCGTCCGAGGCGATCGCCTGGCGCAGCATCCAGTGCGCGTCCAGCGGGTTCGACGGCGCGACGACCTTGAGGCCGGCCGTGTGCGCGAAGTACGCCTCGTGCGACTCGCTGTGATGCTCGACCGCGCCGATGCCGCCCGCGAACGGGATGCGCACGGTGATCGGCAGCTTGATGTGGCCCAGCGCACGGGCGTGCATCTTGGCCAGCTGGGTGACGATCTGGTCGAACGCCGGGTAGACGAAGCCGTCGAACTGGATCTCCACCACCGGGCGGTAGCCGCGCAGCGCCAGGCCGATCGCGGTGCCCATGATGCCGGACTCGGCCAGCGGGGTGTCGATGACCCGGGCGTCGCCGAAGTCCTTGTGCAGTCCGTCGGTGACCCGGAAGACGCCGCCGAGACGGCCCACGTCCTCGCCCATGACCAGGGTCTTCGGGTCGGCCTCCATCGAGCGCCGGAGCGCCTCGTTGAGGGCCTTCACCATCGTGTAGTTCTCGGAAGCCATCTCAGCGGCCCTCCCCAACCTCTTCGGAGCCGTCGAAGGACGCGGCGTACGCCAGGTACTGCGCGCGCTCCTCGTCCACGAGCGCGTGGCCCTCGGCGTAGACGTTCTCGAAGATCGAGGACGGGTCCGGGTCCGGCATGGTGCGGACGCCCTCGCGCACGCGGCGGGCGAGCTGCTCGCTCTCGGCCTCGAGCGCGTCGAAGAACTCCTGGTCCGCCCAGCCCTCGCGGACCAGGTAGGCCTTGACCCGCTCGATCGGGTCCTTGAGCTTCCACTCCTCCAGCTCGTCCGCGATCCGGTAGCGGGTCGGGTCGTCGGAGGTGGTGTGCGCGCCCATGCGGTAGGTGAAGGCCTCGATCAGCGTCGGGCCCTCGCCGGCGCGGGCGCGGTCCAGCGCCCAGCGGGTCACCGCGAGACAGGCCAGCACGTCGTTGCCGTCCACCCGGACGCCCGGGAAGCCGAAGCCGGCGGCGCGCTGGTAGAGCGGGACGCGGGTCTGGCGCTCGGTGGGCTCGGAGATGGCCCACTGGTTGTTCTGGCAGAAGAAGACCACCGGGGCGTTGTAGACGGAGGCGAAGGTGAAGGCCTCGTTGACGTCGCCCTGGCTGGACGCGCCGTCGCCGAAGTAGGCGACCACGGCGTCGTCGGAGCCGTCCTTGGTGATGCCCATCGCGTAGCCGGTCGCGTGCAGTGTCTGCGAGCCGATGACGATGGTGTAGAGGTGGAAGTTCTTCTCGTTCGGGTCCCAGCCGCCGTGGTTCACGCCGCGGAACATGCCGAGCAGGTTCAGCGGGTCGACGCCCTTGCACCAGGCGACGCCGTGCTCGCGGTACGTGGGGAAGGCGTAGTCGCCGGGACGCTGTGCGCGGCCCGAGCCGACCTGGGCGGCCTCCTGTCCCAGCAGGGAGGCCCAGAGGCCGAGCTCGCCCTGGCGCTGCAGCGAGGTGGCCTCGCTGTCGAAGCGGCGGACCAGGACCAGGTCTCGATAGATGGAGCGCAGCTCTTCCGGAGATGTCTCCAGGGAGAAGCGCGGGTGCTCGACTCGCTCCCCTTCGGGGGTGAGCAGCTGCACCAGCTCCGGGGCAGCGGTCGCCGCCCCCGCCGTGCTCTCGACGGTCACGTTCACTCCTCGGTCTGTCCGGCCTCCGGGGTTGCCGGCTTCCGGTCCGGTCGCCAAGCACCGTGCGCTCTCGCTGTGGGTGTGCGCGAGCTTCGGATCGGCGGTTAGGTGTGCCCTGATCCTCTTAGAGAACGTTACCTATGGGAAGCCCCTATCGCTTCTGTCGTAGGACGTCCAAGTACCACGCACTCTCCCAAAACCGGACGAACCACCCAGGCATCCGGCGGAGCCGATGGCCATATGCGAGTCTGGTTCCATGAGCGAAACAGGACAAATCCGTGTTTTCCTCCTCGATGACCACGAAGTGGTACGTCGCGGCGTCCACGAGCTGCTCTCACTGGAGTCCGACGTCGAGGTCGTCGGCGAGGCCGGCACCGCCGCCGAGGCGCTGAACCGCATCCCGGCCACCCGCCCCGACGTCGCCGTTCTGGACGTACGGCTGCCCGACGGCAGCGGCGTGGAGGTCTGCCGGGAGATCCGCTCCCAGCAGCCGGAGATCAAGTGCCTGATGCTCACCTCGTTCTCCGACGACGAGGCGCTCTTCGACGCGATCATGGCCGGCGCCAGCGGCTACGTCCTGAAGGCGATCCGCGGCACGGACCTGCTGTCCGCGGTGCGCGACGTGGCGGCGGGCAAGTCGCTGCTCGACCCGGTCGCGACCTCCCGGGTGCTGGAGCGGCTGCGTGACGGCGGCCAGAAGGAGGACGAGCGGCTGTCCGGGCTGACCAAGCAGGAGCGCAGGATCCTCGACCTGATAGGAGAGGGCATGACCAACCGGCAGATCGGTGGCGAGCTGCACCTGGCCGAGAAGACGGTCAAGAACTACGTCTCCAGCCTGCTGGCCAAACTGGGCATGGAAAGGCGCACCCAGGCCGCCGCCTACGTCGCCAAGATGCACGCGACCGAAGGCTGACGGTCAGAGAAGGTCAGCGAAGATCAGCTCGGCGGTCCCGACCCGCCCCGGCAGTAGCATCTGCCCCGTGACGCAGAGTCAAACTGTCGCGCCGAGCAGGGGATTATCGGTCGTTCCGGGCTGGCTCGACCTGGTTCTCGCCCGCTTCGACGTGGGCCGCGCCGTGGCCGCCGAACGCACCGCGCACGGCCTGCTGAACCGGGTCTGGCTGGTCGGCACGGACGACGGCCGCACCTGGGTGCTCAAGCAGTACCTGGACGACGCCGGCCGCGCCTCCAGCGGCGCGATCGCCGACCAGCACCGCACCATCGCGGCCCTGGCCGACGCGGGCCTGCCGACGGTCCCCCCGGTGGCCGCCGCGGACGGTCGCACGCTGGTGCTGCAGCGCGGACGGCGCTACGCCCTCTTCCCCTTCGTCGAGGGCGCCCCGCCCAGGACCGGCAGCGGCCTGCCGACGAGCGCCTGCGCCGAGCTGGGCGCTCTGCTCGGCGGCATCCACACGCAGCTGCGACGCCTGCGGCCCCCCTGCCAGGACGCGACGCCCTGGCCCAGTGCGGACCCCGACGAGACCCGGCGCACCATCGACGAGCTGATGCGCGCGGCCCGCGCCCGCGCCCCCCGCGAACCCTTCGACGCGCTGGCGGAACACCGGCTGCGGGAACGACGGGCCCTGGTCACCTCCCACGCGCACCGCCGCCCCGGGCCGCGCGGTGCGCCGCCGGCCGGCTGGGTGCACGGAGACTTCCACCCGCTCAACCTGCTCTACCGGGACGACCGGCCGGTCGCGGTGCTGGACTGGGACCGCCTGGGCGTCAAACCCGTCGCCGAGGAGGCGGTCAGGGCGGCGACGCAGTTCTTCTGCGACGAGCACAGCGGCGTCCTGGACCTGGCCAGGGTCCGCGCCTACGCCCGCGCCTACCGGGTCGCCTCGGGCTGCACGTCGGAGCAGCTCGCCGCCGCCGTCCACCGCGTCTGGTGGGAGCGCCTCAACGACTTCTGGATGCTCCGCTGGCGCTACACCCGCCGCGACGACCGCGCCAGCGCGCTGTTCCCCGCGGCGGCGGCCCAGATCGTCTGGTGGTCCGAGGAGTACGAGCAGGTCCGCGACGCCTACGTGAACTGATCTGTGCCGGGTGCGTCGCACTGCCCAGGGGCGCTGCCGCGCGTGGCTACGCCGTCGCGTGCGCGGTGGGCGTGCCGCCCGCGTTGCTGCTCGGCGTCGGGGTCGGCGTCGGTGTGGGGGTCGGCGTGGGAGTCGGCGTCGGGGTCGGCGTCGGTGTGGGAGTCGGCGTCGGGGTCGGCGTGGGAGTCGGCGTCGGTGTGGGAGTCGGCGTCGGGGTCGGCGTGGGAGTCGGCGTCGGCGTGGGAGTCGGCGTCGGGGTCGGCGTGGGAGTCGGCGTCGGCTGGGACGTGGTCGTCTCGGTCACCGTGACGCTGGGGGTGGTCGGGGCTCCGCCGCCTCCGCCGCCACCGCCGTTCATCGCCAGGGCCACGCCGATGGCGATCGCCGCCGCGACGACCAGCACCGCGATCACCGCGAAGAGCCCGCGTCGGCCGCCGCCCTCGTTCTCGTCGTCGTAGGTGTCGACGTACCCCGGTGGGGGCGGCGTCACCGCGCCGATCACCTGGGTGCTGCCGGCGCCGTCGGCCGGCACGCCGGAGGCGGGCAGCACGGTCGTCGGCGCGGTCGCCGTCACCGGCGGCAGCGGCGCGAGGATCTGGGTGGCCGCGGTGGCGCCGTGCATCTGGCGCAGGGCGTGCTGGATGTGGGCCCGCATCTCGTCGGCCGACTGGAAGCGGTCGTCCGGGTCCTTCGCCAGCGCCCGCAGCACCAGCGCGTCCAGCGAGGCCGGGACCCGCGGGTTCGCCTGCGAGGGCGGCACCGGGTTGTCCTGGACGTGCTGGTAGACCACCGAGAGCGGCGTGTCGCCGGTGAACGGCGGGCGCAGGGTCAGCAGCTCGTAGAGCATGCAGCCGGTCGCGTAGAGGTCGGAGCGGTGGTCGACGGCCTTGCCCAGCGCCTGCTCGGGCGAGAGGTACTGCGGGGTGCCCATGACCATGCCGGTCTGGGTCATCGTCGAGGCCACGCCGGTCAGCGCCCGGGCGATGCCGAAGTCCATCACCTTGACCGCGCCGGTGTTGGTGATGATCACGTTCGCCGGCTTGATGTCGCGGTGCACGATCCCGTGCCGGTGGCTGTAGGCGAGCGCCTCCAGGATCCCGGCGGTGATGATCAGTGCCTGGTCGACCGGCGGCGGCTCCTCGCTCTGCAGCAGTTCGCGGACCGTGTGGCCCTCGACCAGCTCCATCACGATGTAGGGCACGGTCTCCGCGCCCTGCGCCTCCTCGCCGGTGTCGTAGACCGCGACGACGGCGTGGTGGTTCAGCGAGGCGACGGAGTGGGCCTCACGGGTGAACCGGGTGCGCGCGATCGTGTCCTCGGCCAGCTCGGGCCGGAGCACCTTGATCGCGACGGTGCGGCCGAGCCGCTGGTCCTCGGCGGCGAAGACCTCCGCCATGCCGCCCCGGCCGAGCTTGCGCACCAGCCGGTAGCGGCCCTCGCCGACGACGCTCAGTCCGGTGGTGGTGACGAACGCCTCCGCCGCCGCGGCGGCGTCGGACGCCGCAGCATCGGACCCGGGTCGGGGCTCCTGGCCGTCCTCGTCCCGGGGGTGCTGCGTGTCTGCCATCGTTCTCCGCCATCGTTCCGCGTGGTCGTGCTGTGCCTCGTGGCCGTGCCGTCGTGCGTCATGCCGTCATGAGGGGTGTAGACCTCCTCGCACGCTACCGGTTTCCGCCCGGCGATGCGGAGCCCGTCAGGGCGCTGGGGCCGACCGAGTGACGGAAATCGCCGCTGACCTGGACATTCCGTAGGACCCCGAACCCGAGGAGTTGGACCCCTGGGAGGCGAAGTATCCGATCAGCGCCAGGACGACGACGAGAAGGAACAGGATTCCCATGATCAGCGCGATCCGCCCGCAGCCGCGCGCCGCGGAGGTCGGCTGGGCCCCCGGCCGGGGCGGGAGCACCGGAGAGCCCTGCGCCACGAAGGGAGGAGGAGTGGGACGCGGCGGCGGCGTGGGCCGCTGCTGCTGCGCGTACGGCGGCGGGGTCGGCGCTCCCATCGGCATCGGCGCAGGCGTCGGCCGCTGCGCGTACGGCGGCGGGGTCGGCGCCGGGGTGGGGCGCTGACCGTACGGCGGGGGCGTCGGCGGCGGGGTCTGCTGGGGAACGGCGGCGGGGTCATCGTGCCCGGACGCTGCGGGTAGGGCGGCGGCGTCTGCGGGTAGGGCATGCCCGGCACCGGGGTGCCCGGACGCTGCCCGTAGGGCGGCGGGGTCTGCGGGTAGCCCTGCTGCTGCTGCGGGTACGGGGTCTGCACCGGCGGCATCGGCGTGTTCAGCGGCCCCTGGGCCGGCGGGAACACCGCGTTCTGCCCGGAGCCGCCGACATTGCCCACCCGCGGGCCGTCGACCAGCATCTGCGGCTGGTTCGCCGCGGTGTTCGCCGCCTGCGTGACGCGCTGACACTCCTCGCGCATCGCGTCGGCGGTGGGAAAGCGGTGCGCGGGGTCCTTGCGCAGGGCCCGCGCGACCAGGGCGTCCACGGCGGGCTGGACGGCGGCGTTCATGCTCGACGGCGCCGGCGGCGTCTCCTGGACGTGCTGGTAGGCCATGCCCAGTGCCGACTCGGACTCGAACGGCAGCCGCCCGGTCAGCAGCTCGAAGAGCAGGCAGCCGACGGAGTAGAGGTCGGAGCGGGCGTCGACGCTCTTGCCCAGCGCCTGCTCGGGGGAGAGGTACTGCGGTGTGCCGACGACCATGCCCGTCTGGGTCATCGAGGTGACCCCGGACTGCATGGCGCGGGCGATGCCGAAGTCCATCACCTTGACCACGCCGCGCTTGGTCAGCATGACGTTGGCGGGCTTGATGTCGCGGTGGACCAGGCCCTGCTCGTGCGAGGCGGCGAGCGCGGCCAGCACGTCGGCGGTGATCGTCAGCGCCTTCTCGGTGGGCATCGCGCCGTGGTCGGCTATGTCCTTGCGCAGCACCGAGCTGAGCGAGGAGCCCTCGACGTACTCCATGACGATGAACGGCACCGGCGTGCCGTCGAAGTCGTCCTCGCCGCTGTCGTAGACGGCGACGATGTTCGTGTGGTTGAGCCGGGCCACCGCCTGGGCCTCACGGCGGAACCGCTCGCGGAAGGAGGGCTCGCGGCTCATCTCACCGAGCATGGTCTTCACGGCGACCGGCCGGTCCAGCACCGAGTCGTCGGCCAGGTGGACCGTGGCCATGCCGCCCTGACCGAGCAAGTCCCGCAGCACGTAACGGCCGTGGCCGACCGTCCGCCCGGACCCGGCCGCGCCGCCCTGCTCACTCATGCGCTCTCGCTCCCCC
This window encodes:
- a CDS encoding alpha-ketoacid dehydrogenase subunit beta, whose translation is MASENYTMVKALNEALRRSMEADPKTLVMGEDVGRLGGVFRVTDGLHKDFGDARVIDTPLAESGIMGTAIGLALRGYRPVVEIQFDGFVYPAFDQIVTQLAKMHARALGHIKLPITVRIPFAGGIGAVEHHSESHEAYFAHTAGLKVVAPSNPLDAHWMLRQAIASDDPVIFLEPKRRYWDKGSVDPLGEAPAPLHAARVARPGRDLTLIAYGPMVKVCLEAAEAAAEDGTQLEVVDLRSLSPVDFDALEASVKRTGRAVVVHEAPVFMGMGAELAARITERCFYSLEAPVLRVGGYFAPYPPSRVEETFLPDLDRVLDAVDRALAF
- a CDS encoding phosphotransferase enzyme family protein, which translates into the protein MTQSQTVAPSRGLSVVPGWLDLVLARFDVGRAVAAERTAHGLLNRVWLVGTDDGRTWVLKQYLDDAGRASSGAIADQHRTIAALADAGLPTVPPVAAADGRTLVLQRGRRYALFPFVEGAPPRTGSGLPTSACAELGALLGGIHTQLRRLRPPCQDATPWPSADPDETRRTIDELMRAARARAPREPFDALAEHRLRERRALVTSHAHRRPGPRGAPPAGWVHGDFHPLNLLYRDDRPVAVLDWDRLGVKPVAEEAVRAATQFFCDEHSGVLDLARVRAYARAYRVASGCTSEQLAAAVHRVWWERLNDFWMLRWRYTRRDDRASALFPAAAAQIVWWSEEYEQVRDAYVN
- a CDS encoding M64 family metallopeptidase, with amino-acid sequence MSRRLATVLSVLAVLLAGCTPASAAPARAAVVGTVTLVDNGPAANRITLVLIGDGYTAGDLPRFRAQAAATWRALSSVEPFRTYAPFFDVRRVDLVSPESGLGPDSPLGMHFGCGGTPRLLCADEAAVSHYVGPAVGPEYVIALADSTAYGGAGGSGVTTLSAGAKDAGSIIQHEMGHTVGGLGDEYDAAPGGQSDFPNLSTQDASAMTSAHAKWWRWLGAADPSGGVVGAYRSANGLYRPTQNSIMRRLGGVYNLPCREAVIEALYRRLNSIDAAAPAPRAGPVAPGRTLTVTPLPLAGGRRLTVRWTVGGRPAPSAALRDDGLGLDTGALGLGPHCRAFVRATVVDRTDWVRDERFRQARMRASAVWLVGSF
- the pdhA gene encoding pyruvate dehydrogenase (acetyl-transferring) E1 component subunit alpha, which gives rise to MNVTVESTAGAATAAPELVQLLTPEGERVEHPRFSLETSPEELRSIYRDLVLVRRFDSEATSLQRQGELGLWASLLGQEAAQVGSGRAQRPGDYAFPTYREHGVAWCKGVDPLNLLGMFRGVNHGGWDPNEKNFHLYTIVIGSQTLHATGYAMGITKDGSDDAVVAYFGDGASSQGDVNEAFTFASVYNAPVVFFCQNNQWAISEPTERQTRVPLYQRAAGFGFPGVRVDGNDVLACLAVTRWALDRARAGEGPTLIEAFTYRMGAHTTSDDPTRYRIADELEEWKLKDPIERVKAYLVREGWADQEFFDALEAESEQLARRVREGVRTMPDPDPSSIFENVYAEGHALVDEERAQYLAYAASFDGSEEVGEGR
- a CDS encoding protein kinase domain-containing protein, with the translated sequence MADTQHPRDEDGQEPRPGSDAAASDAAAAAEAFVTTTGLSVVGEGRYRLVRKLGRGGMAEVFAAEDQRLGRTVAIKVLRPELAEDTIARTRFTREAHSVASLNHHAVVAVYDTGEEAQGAETVPYIVMELVEGHTVRELLQSEEPPPVDQALIITAGILEALAYSHRHGIVHRDIKPANVIITNTGAVKVMDFGIARALTGVASTMTQTGMVMGTPQYLSPEQALGKAVDHRSDLYATGCMLYELLTLRPPFTGDTPLSVVYQHVQDNPVPPSQANPRVPASLDALVLRALAKDPDDRFQSADEMRAHIQHALRQMHGATAATQILAPLPPVTATAPTTVLPASGVPADGAGSTQVIGAVTPPPPGYVDTYDDENEGGGRRGLFAVIAVLVVAAAIAIGVALAMNGGGGGGGGAPTTPSVTVTETTTSQPTPTPTPTPTPTPTPTPTPTPTPTPTPTPTPTPTPTPTPTPTPTPTPTPTPTPTPTPTPTPTPSSNAGGTPTAHATA
- a CDS encoding dihydrolipoamide acetyltransferase family protein, giving the protein MSTAVGNVRQFKMPDVGEGLTEAEILKWYVQPGDTVADGQVVCEVETAKAAVELPIPFDGVVQELFFAEGVTVDVGTAIISVAVSGGSAAAEPEAEAAPAAAVAEEPEPERREVLVGYGPRSGSSRRRARKAPAADKPIVVASGPEATYYAPKAAEPVVSAPVVVGERPLAKPPVRKLAKDLGVDLAAVRPTGPNGTVTREDVHAHVTVPAPAVAASVAAEPVAAAPVVSAVGDTRVPIKGVRKATAAAMVASAFTAPHVTEWVQVDVTRTMNLVRKLKESGELGAGVRVSPLLLVAKALLTAIRRHPEINASWDEANQEIVHKRAINLGIAAATPRGLIVPNIKDAGSQSLSELAQSLTALIEVAREGKTPPAAMQGGTVTITNVGVFGVDSGTPILNPGEAAILAFGQVRELPWVHKGRVVPRLVTTLALSFDHRMVDGELGSKVLADTAAILEQPKRLISWG
- a CDS encoding response regulator: MSETGQIRVFLLDDHEVVRRGVHELLSLESDVEVVGEAGTAAEALNRIPATRPDVAVLDVRLPDGSGVEVCREIRSQQPEIKCLMLTSFSDDEALFDAIMAGASGYVLKAIRGTDLLSAVRDVAAGKSLLDPVATSRVLERLRDGGQKEDERLSGLTKQERRILDLIGEGMTNRQIGGELHLAEKTVKNYVSSLLAKLGMERRTQAAAYVAKMHATEG
- a CDS encoding protein kinase domain-containing protein, producing MSEQGGAAGSGRTVGHGRYVLRDLLGQGGMATVHLADDSVLDRPVAVKTMLGEMSREPSFRERFRREAQAVARLNHTNIVAVYDSGEDDFDGTPVPFIVMEYVEGSSLSSVLRKDIADHGAMPTEKALTITADVLAALAASHEQGLVHRDIKPANVMLTKRGVVKVMDFGIARAMQSGVTSMTQTGMVVGTPQYLSPEQALGKSVDARSDLYSVGCLLFELLTGRLPFESESALGMAYQHVQETPPAPSSMNAAVQPAVDALVARALRKDPAHRFPTADAMREECQRVTQAANTAANQPQMLVDGPRVGNVGGSGQNAVFPPAQGPLNTPMPPVQTPYPQQQQGYPQTPPPYGQRPGTPVPGMPYPQTPPPYPQRPGTMTPPPFPSRPRRRRPRRTVSAPPRRRPRRRTRSGRRLRRCRWERRPRRRTRSSSGPRRRRVPLLLPSWRRALRCSRPGRGPSRPPRRAAAGGSR